In Thermomonas carbonis, a single genomic region encodes these proteins:
- a CDS encoding cob(I)yrinic acid a,c-diamide adenosyltransferase: MGNRLSKIYTKTGDDGTTGLGDGSRVAKDSARVIAYGTVDEANSCIGLLLAGNMPDDVRELLVRIQHQLFDLGGELCIPGHAAIFDADVEALEARLDHYNDDLPALKDFILPGGGEAAARCHIARTVVRRAERDTVTLSRHDAVRPQAIRYLNRLSDLLFVLARVLARADGQGEVLWEHARRG; encoded by the coding sequence ATGGGCAATCGCCTCAGCAAGATCTATACGAAGACCGGGGACGACGGCACGACCGGCCTCGGCGACGGCAGCCGCGTGGCGAAAGACTCCGCGCGAGTCATCGCCTACGGCACCGTCGACGAAGCCAATTCCTGCATCGGCCTGCTGCTCGCCGGCAACATGCCCGACGACGTGCGCGAGCTGCTGGTGCGCATCCAGCACCAGTTGTTCGACCTCGGCGGCGAGCTGTGCATCCCCGGCCATGCGGCGATCTTCGATGCCGATGTGGAGGCGCTGGAAGCCCGCCTCGACCACTACAACGACGACCTGCCGGCGCTGAAGGACTTCATCCTGCCCGGCGGTGGCGAGGCCGCCGCGCGCTGCCACATCGCCCGCACCGTGGTGCGCCGCGCGGAGCGCGACACCGTCACCCTGTCCCGCCACGATGCGGTGCGGCCGCAGGCGATCCGCTACCTCAACCGCCTGTCCGACCTGCTGTTCGTGCTGGCGCGGGTGCTGGCGCGCGCAGACGGGCAAGGGGAAGTTTTGTGGGAACACGCCCGCCGCGGCTAG
- the lptD gene encoding LPS assembly protein LptD, with translation MRPVLRLLPLPLCIAFSLHAHAADDPPNWGLCPVQDVVKPFVEAQATPEGIHIDNTDQSTDIEGDALSGTEANPVFQGNVTMRRGDQFMGADQITFDKEADRYTAEGSIRYQGSGLRMVADRAEGNQGSETHVIHDLDYQLLSRRGNGGADSVTLAGELGTLRGATYSTCPPDARQWELRARQIDIDTEEGMAVARGATLRVGKVPVLYMPWFMFPTDERRRTGLLFPSISNSSRNGFDYRQPIYLNLAPNYDVTLNPRLMTSRGVQMGAQFRYLVEGGQGVLEGTYMPDDDLRDRDRSLIRYQAYQNLTPHWQARANLNWISDSRYYEDFSNSLDGLSQTSAYSAIGVYGRGQGWNAGVTADHWQLADFTLTEAALPFSRLPRAYVNWEQRLAGVLVGGIGAEAVRFQHESFDAGSRIDLKPWISLPLEGNSWFLRPTAAYRYTGYSLDEGARAPGGSSSPSRGQSILSLDAGLFFDRDTTVKGKHYLQTIEPRLFYLNVPYADQSDMPQFDTQPLTFSWGQLFRDNRYSGADRQADAHQLTLAVSTRMIRQSDGRERFSASLGQIRYFDESRVRLPGEPITEKGRSAWVADANYAPTDRWTIGASYQWDPKFSRTDLASVRARYLLPDDGVFNVGYRYRRSLLEQVDVAFLYPISASWSVVGRYYHSLYDDKAMETMAGVQWDSCCVAVRLVGRRYVHNRAGDLSNALMFEIELKGLGSAGQDTRRALRRSILGYNRDDLYLVPPQTATGQPTPPDSAADTLP, from the coding sequence GTGCGCCCAGTCCTGCGCCTGCTGCCCCTGCCGCTGTGCATCGCGTTCTCCCTGCATGCCCACGCCGCCGACGATCCGCCGAACTGGGGCTTGTGCCCGGTGCAGGACGTGGTCAAGCCGTTCGTGGAAGCGCAGGCCACGCCGGAAGGCATCCACATCGACAACACCGACCAGTCCACCGACATCGAAGGCGATGCGCTGTCTGGCACCGAAGCCAACCCGGTGTTCCAGGGCAACGTGACCATGCGCCGCGGCGACCAGTTCATGGGTGCCGACCAGATCACCTTCGACAAGGAAGCCGACCGTTACACCGCCGAAGGCAGCATCCGCTACCAGGGCTCCGGCCTGCGCATGGTCGCGGACCGCGCCGAGGGCAACCAGGGCAGCGAAACCCACGTCATCCACGATCTCGACTACCAGTTGCTGTCGCGTCGCGGCAACGGCGGGGCGGACAGCGTGACCCTGGCCGGCGAGCTCGGCACCCTGCGCGGTGCCACTTACTCGACCTGCCCGCCGGACGCGCGCCAGTGGGAACTGCGCGCCCGCCAGATCGACATCGATACCGAAGAAGGCATGGCCGTCGCCCGCGGCGCGACCCTGCGGGTCGGCAAGGTGCCGGTGCTGTACATGCCGTGGTTCATGTTCCCCACCGACGAGCGCCGCCGCACCGGCCTGCTGTTCCCGTCGATCTCCAATTCCAGCCGCAATGGCTTCGATTACCGGCAGCCGATCTACCTCAACCTGGCACCTAACTACGATGTCACCCTCAACCCGCGCCTGATGACCTCGCGCGGCGTGCAGATGGGTGCGCAGTTCCGCTACCTGGTCGAAGGCGGCCAAGGTGTCCTGGAAGGCACGTACATGCCGGACGACGACCTGCGCGACCGCGACCGCAGCCTGATCCGCTACCAGGCCTACCAGAACCTGACGCCGCACTGGCAGGCGCGGGCGAACCTGAACTGGATCAGCGACTCGCGCTATTACGAGGATTTCAGCAACAGTCTGGATGGGCTGTCGCAGACCAGCGCCTACAGCGCCATCGGCGTGTACGGACGCGGCCAGGGATGGAACGCCGGCGTGACCGCCGATCATTGGCAACTGGCCGATTTCACCCTCACCGAAGCGGCGCTGCCGTTCAGCCGACTGCCGCGCGCCTACGTCAACTGGGAACAGCGGTTGGCCGGCGTGCTGGTGGGCGGCATCGGCGCGGAAGCCGTGCGTTTCCAGCACGAATCCTTCGATGCCGGTTCGCGCATCGACCTGAAGCCGTGGATCAGCCTGCCGCTGGAAGGCAATTCCTGGTTCCTGCGGCCGACCGCGGCGTATCGCTACACCGGCTATTCGCTCGACGAGGGAGCACGCGCGCCGGGAGGGAGCAGTTCGCCGTCGCGCGGGCAATCCATCCTCAGCCTGGACGCCGGCTTGTTCTTCGACCGCGACACCACGGTCAAGGGCAAGCACTACCTGCAGACCATCGAGCCGCGCCTGTTCTACCTGAACGTGCCGTACGCCGACCAGAGCGACATGCCGCAGTTCGACACCCAGCCGCTGACCTTCAGCTGGGGCCAGCTGTTCCGCGACAACCGCTATTCCGGTGCCGACCGACAAGCCGACGCCCACCAGCTGACCCTGGCGGTGAGCACCCGCATGATTCGTCAATCCGACGGCCGTGAGCGCTTCTCCGCCAGCCTCGGCCAGATCCGCTATTTCGACGAGTCGCGGGTGCGCCTGCCGGGCGAGCCGATCACCGAAAAGGGCCGCTCCGCATGGGTGGCGGACGCCAACTACGCGCCGACGGATCGCTGGACCATCGGTGCGTCCTACCAGTGGGACCCGAAATTCAGCCGCACCGACCTGGCCAGCGTGCGCGCGCGCTACCTGCTGCCGGACGACGGCGTGTTCAACGTCGGCTACCGCTACCGCCGCTCGCTGCTGGAACAGGTGGACGTCGCCTTCCTCTACCCGATCAGCGCCAGCTGGAGCGTAGTTGGCCGCTATTACCACTCGCTGTACGACGACAAGGCAATGGAGACCATGGCCGGCGTGCAATGGGACAGCTGTTGTGTCGCCGTTCGGCTTGTCGGCCGGCGCTACGTGCACAATCGGGCCGGCGATCTCAGCAACGCATTGATGTTCGAGATCGAATTGAAGGGCCTTGGCTCCGCCGGCCAGGACACGCGTCGCGCCTTGCGCCGATCCATCCTCGGCTACAATCGCGACGACCTGTATCTGGTGCCGCCGCAGACCGCCACGGGCCAGCCCACTCCGCCCGATTCCGCTGCAGACACCCTTCCATGA
- a CDS encoding histone deacetylase family protein codes for MRVYTHPACLAHDTGPDHAERPARLTSVVDALRSGLPALDWHEAPRATRGQLLRAHTPELLDAVLETHPTQRILLDPDTVLSPASAEAALRAAGAAVAAVDAVLAGKTMRAFCAVRPPGHHATCDAAMGFCLFNNIAVAALHALDSHGLERVAIVDFDVHHGNGTQAIFERDPRVLFASSHQWPLYPETGARSESGIGNIFNMPLPIEAEGVLFRRAWDDVLLPAVHDFRPQLLLVSAGFDAHWRDPLAQLRLQAGDYEWITRELVALANRHCGGRIVSSLEGGYDLDALAESCVAHVDALCA; via the coding sequence ATGCGCGTCTACACCCACCCGGCCTGCCTTGCCCACGACACCGGCCCCGACCACGCCGAGCGTCCCGCACGATTGACCTCTGTGGTCGACGCGCTCCGCTCCGGGTTGCCGGCGCTCGACTGGCACGAAGCGCCCCGCGCGACACGCGGTCAGCTGTTGCGCGCGCACACCCCCGAGCTGCTCGATGCGGTGCTGGAAACCCATCCGACGCAGCGGATCCTGCTGGATCCGGACACCGTGCTGTCGCCGGCCTCCGCCGAGGCCGCGTTGCGGGCCGCCGGCGCGGCCGTGGCCGCAGTGGATGCCGTGCTGGCCGGCAAGACCATGCGCGCGTTCTGCGCGGTGCGCCCGCCCGGCCACCACGCCACCTGCGACGCGGCGATGGGCTTCTGCCTGTTCAACAACATCGCGGTGGCCGCACTGCATGCGCTCGACAGTCACGGGCTGGAGCGGGTGGCGATCGTCGACTTCGACGTCCACCACGGCAATGGCACCCAGGCAATCTTCGAGCGCGATCCGCGCGTGCTGTTCGCCAGTTCGCACCAGTGGCCGCTGTATCCGGAAACCGGCGCACGCAGCGAATCCGGCATCGGCAACATCTTCAACATGCCGTTGCCGATCGAGGCCGAAGGCGTCCTGTTCCGCCGCGCCTGGGACGACGTGCTGCTGCCCGCCGTGCACGACTTCCGCCCGCAGTTGCTGCTGGTCTCCGCCGGGTTCGATGCGCACTGGCGCGACCCGCTGGCCCAGCTCCGACTACAGGCCGGCGACTACGAATGGATCACCCGCGAACTTGTGGCACTGGCGAATCGCCATTGCGGCGGGCGCATCGTCTCCAGCCTGGAAGGGGGCTACGACCTGGATGCGCTCGCGGAGTCGTGCGTGGCACACGTCGACGCACTTTGCGCGTGA
- the msrB gene encoding peptide-methionine (R)-S-oxide reductase MsrB, whose product MNDLPTTDAEWRERLDPQQYAVCRCSATEPPFTGKYWDHKGHGVYACAACAAPLFASADKYDSGSGWPSYLQPVSAEAVTAHEDDTHGMRRTEVRCARCDSHLGHVFPDGPAPTGLRYCINSAALAFTPDPA is encoded by the coding sequence ATGAACGACCTGCCGACCACCGATGCCGAATGGCGCGAGCGGCTTGACCCGCAGCAATACGCAGTGTGTCGTTGCTCGGCCACCGAGCCCCCGTTCACCGGCAAGTACTGGGACCACAAGGGCCATGGCGTGTATGCGTGCGCTGCCTGTGCCGCGCCGCTGTTTGCCTCGGCGGACAAGTACGATTCCGGCAGCGGCTGGCCCAGCTACCTGCAGCCGGTGTCGGCCGAAGCGGTGACCGCGCATGAAGACGATACCCACGGCATGCGCCGCACCGAAGTGCGCTGCGCGCGTTGCGATTCGCACCTGGGCCACGTGTTTCCGGATGGTCCCGCACCGACCGGTTTGCGCTATTGCATCAATTCCGCGGCACTGGCATTCACGCCCGATCCGGCCTGA
- the rlmM gene encoding 23S rRNA (cytidine(2498)-2'-O)-methyltransferase RlmM: MDGLLCYCRAGFEPELAAELTERAAQAGFAGYARTERNSGYVVFVCEEADDMASALPWSTLVFARQKLRLFADLAGLDPRDRISPIQAALPEDIRFGELLMEHPDSDAGKPMSGLARSLGNALRPALRKAGTLTKEDNPRLLRLHACMLDGDHALLASGDPEDSAPWPLGIPRLRMHADAPSRSALKLEEALLVLLDEDERKRLLRDGMRAADLGAAPGGWTWVLTRQGLRVQAIDNGPLRQNVLDNGLVEHLRADGFNWQPQQPLDWMVCDMVEQPRRVAERMATWFREGWCRHAIFNLKLPMKKRWQETQLCLQLFAAQAEKPLTIRAKQLYHDREEITVFATPAK; encoded by the coding sequence ATTGACGGCTTGCTTTGCTACTGCCGCGCCGGGTTCGAGCCCGAACTCGCCGCCGAACTGACCGAGCGCGCCGCGCAGGCCGGATTCGCCGGCTACGCGCGCACCGAGCGCAACAGCGGTTACGTGGTCTTCGTCTGCGAAGAGGCGGATGACATGGCCAGCGCCTTGCCGTGGTCGACGCTGGTGTTCGCCCGGCAGAAGCTGCGCCTGTTCGCCGATCTCGCCGGGCTGGATCCGCGCGACCGCATCAGCCCGATCCAGGCAGCGTTGCCGGAGGACATCCGCTTCGGCGAACTGCTGATGGAGCACCCGGATTCCGATGCCGGCAAGCCGATGTCGGGCTTGGCGCGCAGCTTGGGCAATGCCCTGCGCCCGGCGCTGCGCAAGGCCGGCACACTCACGAAAGAAGACAACCCGCGGCTGCTGCGCCTGCATGCCTGCATGCTGGATGGCGACCATGCGCTGCTGGCCAGCGGCGACCCGGAAGACAGCGCACCGTGGCCGCTCGGTATCCCGCGGTTGCGCATGCATGCGGATGCGCCCTCACGTTCCGCGCTGAAGCTGGAAGAAGCCTTGCTGGTGCTGCTGGACGAGGATGAACGCAAGCGCCTGCTACGCGACGGCATGCGCGCCGCCGACCTGGGTGCCGCACCGGGCGGATGGACCTGGGTGCTGACCCGCCAAGGCCTGCGCGTGCAGGCGATCGACAACGGCCCGTTGCGGCAGAACGTGCTGGACAACGGCCTGGTCGAACACCTGCGCGCGGACGGCTTCAACTGGCAGCCGCAACAACCACTGGACTGGATGGTCTGCGACATGGTGGAACAGCCGCGCCGCGTCGCCGAACGCATGGCCACGTGGTTCCGCGAAGGCTGGTGCCGCCACGCGATCTTCAACCTCAAGCTGCCGATGAAGAAGCGCTGGCAGGAAACGCAGCTGTGCCTGCAATTGTTCGCGGCACAGGCGGAAAAACCGCTCACCATTCGCGCGAAGCAGCTGTATCACGACCGCGAAGAGATCACGGTGTTCGCCACGCCAGCGAAGTAG
- a CDS encoding DUF6580 family putative transport protein: protein MNSHAPTPAAGPLMLAALIFVAALTRVIPHPPNFSPIEAVALFGGAYFAKRHWALLVPLLAMFASDLVLGLLNGGIYWGYFASAGYLLVYACIALSTVLGFGLRGKVGAGRVLAYSLAGSMLFFVITNFGVWVSGSMYPKTAAGLVSAYVAGVPFFQWTVLGTLFYSALLFGGFELMRQRLPALRPQTV from the coding sequence ATGAACAGCCACGCCCCAACGCCTGCCGCCGGCCCGCTGATGCTGGCCGCGCTGATCTTCGTCGCCGCGCTGACCCGGGTGATCCCGCATCCGCCGAACTTCTCGCCGATCGAGGCGGTGGCCCTGTTCGGTGGCGCGTATTTCGCCAAGCGCCACTGGGCGCTGCTGGTGCCGCTGCTGGCGATGTTCGCGTCCGACCTGGTACTGGGCCTGCTCAATGGCGGCATCTACTGGGGCTATTTCGCCAGCGCGGGCTATCTGCTGGTGTACGCCTGCATCGCCCTGTCCACCGTGCTGGGCTTCGGCCTGCGCGGCAAGGTCGGTGCCGGCCGCGTGCTGGCGTATTCGCTGGCCGGCTCGATGCTGTTCTTCGTGATCACCAATTTCGGCGTGTGGGTGTCCGGCTCGATGTATCCGAAGACGGCGGCGGGCCTGGTGTCGGCCTACGTTGCCGGCGTTCCGTTCTTCCAGTGGACGGTGCTCGGCACCCTGTTCTATTCGGCGCTGCTGTTCGGCGGCTTCGAGCTGATGCGCCAGCGCCTGCCGGCGCTGCGTCCGCAGACGGTCTGA
- a CDS encoding Gfo/Idh/MocA family protein produces MSAVGIASVLPGCAPMHSRQPHVPGRKDSIGVALVGLGYYATELLAPALQLTKHCHLAGIATGSPGKIPAWQQRHGIPDRNIYSYDDFDRIADNPAIDAVYIVTPNDLHKPLTLRAAAAGKHVWCEKPMAMNAVEAEAMVDACRRNKVQLTIGYRLQHDPLTRRLIAMARERPYGSLLKLRADAGFHAYDDVDPANKPWRLLPQHGGGAMFDMGVYALNAARYASGREPIAVSARQEIRRPHLFQGVDETMRFTLEFADGLVAECTTSFGENLNLLRADCERGWYELSPFQTYDGLKGRTSDGILLAGNGTAPYQQALQMDNDALALLRGTAPLVPGEEGVRDMRVVDAVHASARAGGLRIVL; encoded by the coding sequence ATGTCCGCTGTCGGCATCGCCAGCGTCCTGCCGGGCTGCGCTCCGATGCATTCGCGCCAACCACACGTCCCCGGCCGCAAGGACTCGATCGGCGTGGCACTGGTCGGACTGGGCTACTACGCAACAGAGCTACTCGCACCCGCATTGCAGCTAACGAAGCATTGCCATCTCGCCGGCATCGCCACCGGTTCGCCGGGCAAGATCCCTGCTTGGCAACAACGGCACGGCATCCCCGACCGCAACATCTACAGCTACGACGACTTCGACAGGATCGCCGATAACCCGGCGATCGACGCCGTCTACATCGTCACGCCCAACGACCTGCACAAGCCGCTGACCCTGCGTGCTGCAGCTGCCGGCAAGCATGTGTGGTGCGAGAAGCCCATGGCAATGAATGCCGTGGAAGCCGAGGCCATGGTCGACGCCTGCCGCCGCAACAAGGTGCAGCTGACCATCGGCTATCGCCTGCAGCACGACCCCCTCACCCGCCGGCTGATCGCGATGGCGCGCGAGCGGCCGTACGGTTCACTGCTGAAACTGCGGGCCGATGCCGGTTTCCACGCCTACGACGACGTCGACCCTGCGAACAAGCCGTGGCGGCTGCTGCCGCAACACGGCGGCGGCGCGATGTTCGACATGGGCGTGTACGCACTCAATGCCGCGCGCTACGCCAGCGGCCGCGAACCGATCGCGGTGAGCGCGCGCCAGGAAATCCGCCGCCCGCACCTGTTCCAGGGTGTGGACGAAACCATGCGTTTCACTCTGGAATTCGCCGATGGCCTGGTGGCCGAATGCACTACCAGCTTCGGCGAGAACCTGAACCTGTTGCGCGCCGACTGCGAACGCGGCTGGTACGAACTCTCGCCCTTCCAGACCTATGACGGACTGAAGGGGCGCACCAGCGACGGCATCCTCCTGGCGGGCAACGGAACTGCGCCCTACCAGCAGGCGCTGCAGATGGACAACGACGCGCTGGCATTGCTGCGCGGCACCGCGCCGCTGGTGCCGGGCGAGGAAGGCGTGCGCGACATGCGCGTGGTGGACGCGGTGCATGCCTCCGCGCGCGCCGGCGGCCTGCGGATCGTGCTGTAA
- the ubiH gene encoding 2-octaprenyl-6-methoxyphenyl hydroxylase, giving the protein MPNTDRDATTPHDVLIIGGGLVGASLAIALDALQLDVGLVESTPAGALPAVFDQRNLSFAEATVNALEALGVLPLLRAPTGTIRRIHASRAGDFGRIRLEAGAHGREEFGRVVVARDFGEALEARLATLRHLTRYRPTRFVGLGDERDGVRHVRIADGDGERDIATRLLVAADGTRSGVRDALGIHAREHDYRQTLLVARLRAQRPPDGTAYERLTSSGPTALLPRGDGHYGLVHGVAADEADAVAAMDDAAFLARVQDAFGWRAGRFLSVGPRSAYPIIGCVADALVAPRAVLVGNAAQTLHPLGAQGFNLGLRDALTLAECIAAHPGDAGDDAVLRSHAARRADDRTRTLAFSDGLAKLTSNDAPLLRPLRSAGLLAGDAMGWLQGLLVGGAMGYRGDVPALCRKVGA; this is encoded by the coding sequence ATGCCGAACACCGACCGCGATGCCACAACCCCGCACGACGTGCTGATCATCGGCGGCGGACTGGTCGGTGCCAGCCTGGCCATCGCGCTGGACGCATTGCAACTGGATGTCGGTCTGGTCGAATCCACGCCCGCTGGCGCGCTGCCGGCAGTCTTCGACCAGCGCAACCTCAGCTTTGCCGAGGCCACCGTGAATGCGCTCGAAGCACTCGGCGTGCTGCCCTTGCTGCGCGCGCCGACCGGCACTATCCGTCGCATTCACGCCAGCCGCGCCGGCGACTTTGGTCGCATTCGATTGGAGGCCGGCGCGCATGGGCGCGAGGAATTCGGCCGCGTCGTCGTCGCCCGCGACTTCGGCGAAGCACTCGAAGCGCGGCTGGCAACCTTGCGGCATCTCACGCGTTATCGCCCGACGCGGTTCGTCGGCTTGGGCGATGAACGCGATGGCGTGCGCCACGTGCGCATCGCCGATGGCGATGGTGAGCGCGACATCGCCACGCGCCTGCTGGTCGCCGCCGATGGCACGCGCAGCGGCGTACGCGACGCACTCGGCATCCACGCGCGCGAACACGACTATCGGCAGACCTTGCTGGTCGCGCGGTTGCGCGCGCAGCGGCCGCCGGATGGCACCGCTTACGAGCGCTTGACGTCGAGCGGTCCGACCGCACTCTTGCCGCGTGGCGATGGTCACTACGGTCTGGTGCATGGCGTTGCCGCAGACGAAGCCGATGCGGTCGCGGCCATGGACGATGCCGCGTTTCTCGCCCGCGTGCAGGACGCATTTGGTTGGCGCGCGGGCCGCTTCCTCTCCGTCGGGCCGCGCAGCGCCTATCCCATCATCGGCTGCGTGGCCGATGCTCTGGTCGCGCCGCGCGCGGTGCTGGTCGGCAATGCCGCGCAGACCCTGCATCCGCTCGGCGCGCAAGGCTTCAATCTCGGTCTGCGCGATGCGCTGACCCTGGCCGAATGCATCGCCGCACACCCCGGCGATGCGGGGGATGACGCGGTGTTGCGGTCGCATGCCGCGCGACGCGCCGACGATCGCACGCGCACGCTGGCGTTCTCCGATGGGCTGGCGAAACTGACATCGAACGACGCGCCGTTGCTGCGGCCGTTGCGCAGCGCCGGCTTGCTGGCCGGCGATGCGATGGGCTGGTTGCAAGGCTTGTTGGTGGGTGGCGCGATGGGCTATCGCGGCGACGTGCCGGCGTTGTGCCGCAAGGTGGGCGCATGA
- a CDS encoding FAD-dependent oxidoreductase, with protein MSRRGALDVVVAGGGVVGAATALMLAREGLQVALVEPRQPPAWQRDIRDLRVYAFAPDNAALFAELGAWAGVLATRVQPYRRMHVWDAGGGDALAFDADTLGQPQLGWIIENDALVDALWRLLPAAGVRLHCPARIETLQQEETGVRVGLDDGLVLEAKLAIAADGGQSALRTLAGIGTTRHDYQQQGVVAFVASERPHRDTCWQRFLTTGPVALLPFNDDGDEELHGRLGSIVWTLPDAEAQHLRDAEPAQFEAALAAAFGGELGGFRLQSARAAFPLRRQLAETHVAGRVLLLGDAAHVVHPLAGQGVNLGLRDVAALRDHVRAAKARGGDIASPSRLARWARERRSENAVNAHAFETINRVYSNDALLPTLLRGHALGLAGKLPPLARALWRHAAGV; from the coding sequence ATGAGCAGGCGCGGCGCGCTCGACGTGGTGGTCGCCGGCGGCGGCGTGGTCGGTGCGGCCACGGCACTGATGCTGGCGCGCGAAGGCCTGCAGGTCGCGCTGGTGGAACCACGCCAGCCGCCTGCGTGGCAGCGCGACATTCGCGACCTGCGCGTCTATGCCTTCGCGCCCGACAACGCGGCGTTGTTCGCCGAGCTTGGTGCGTGGGCGGGCGTGCTCGCCACACGCGTGCAGCCGTATCGGCGGATGCATGTGTGGGATGCCGGCGGGGGCGACGCACTCGCCTTCGATGCCGACACCCTCGGCCAGCCGCAGCTGGGCTGGATCATCGAGAACGATGCCCTCGTCGATGCGCTGTGGCGCCTGCTGCCAGCGGCGGGCGTGCGCCTGCATTGTCCGGCGCGGATCGAGACGCTGCAGCAGGAGGAAACGGGTGTGCGCGTCGGCCTCGATGATGGCTTGGTGCTGGAGGCCAAACTCGCGATTGCCGCGGATGGCGGCCAGTCCGCGTTGCGCACGCTGGCCGGTATCGGCACCACCCGGCATGACTACCAGCAGCAGGGCGTGGTCGCGTTCGTCGCCAGCGAACGGCCGCATCGCGACACTTGCTGGCAGCGCTTCCTGACCACGGGCCCGGTCGCATTGCTGCCGTTCAACGACGATGGCGATGAAGAGTTGCACGGCCGCCTGGGATCGATCGTGTGGACCTTGCCGGACGCGGAGGCGCAACACCTGCGTGATGCCGAGCCGGCGCAGTTCGAAGCGGCGTTGGCTGCCGCATTCGGTGGCGAGCTTGGGGGCTTCCGCCTGCAGTCCGCGCGCGCGGCCTTCCCGCTGCGCCGGCAATTGGCGGAGACGCATGTCGCCGGGCGCGTGTTGTTGCTCGGCGATGCCGCGCACGTGGTACACCCGCTGGCCGGGCAGGGCGTGAACCTGGGCCTGCGCGATGTCGCCGCGTTGCGGGATCACGTGCGTGCGGCGAAGGCGCGTGGCGGCGACATCGCATCGCCGTCGCGACTGGCGCGCTGGGCGCGCGAAAGGCGCAGCGAGAACGCGGTCAATGCGCATGCATTCGAGACGATCAACCGCGTCTACAGCAACGACGCATTGCTGCCGACGTTGCTGCGTGGACATGCGCTGGGGCTTGCCGGAAAGCTGCCGCCGCTGGCGCGCGCCCTGTGGCGACACGCGGCAGGCGTGTAG
- a CDS encoding nucleoside deaminase — MLYAQVHLTLPAWVHEHVDTARAYASDAEKVALAIALSQRNVEAASGGPFGAAVFGPDERIIAVGVNRVVPHACSVAHAEMMAYMLAQGRTQRLRLNRDADDNAIGPITLATSSQPCCQCYGATVWAGIDRLLIGARAEDVMALTEFDEGPLPADWVGELNARGIEVVRDIERDAACAVLKAYGELGGQRY, encoded by the coding sequence ATGCTGTACGCGCAAGTCCATCTGACCTTGCCGGCGTGGGTGCACGAACACGTCGATACCGCGCGCGCCTACGCAAGCGATGCGGAAAAGGTCGCGCTGGCGATCGCGTTGTCGCAGCGAAATGTCGAGGCCGCTTCCGGCGGCCCGTTCGGTGCGGCCGTGTTCGGGCCGGACGAGCGCATCATCGCGGTCGGCGTGAACCGCGTGGTGCCGCACGCCTGCTCGGTCGCACACGCCGAAATGATGGCCTACATGCTCGCGCAGGGCCGCACCCAGCGCTTGCGCCTGAACCGCGACGCAGACGACAACGCGATAGGCCCGATCACCCTGGCCACGTCCTCGCAGCCGTGCTGCCAGTGCTACGGCGCGACCGTCTGGGCCGGCATCGACCGCCTGCTGATCGGCGCGCGCGCCGAGGACGTGATGGCGCTGACCGAATTCGATGAAGGCCCGCTGCCGGCGGACTGGGTTGGCGAATTGAACGCTCGCGGCATCGAGGTCGTGCGCGACATCGAACGCGACGCCGCGTGCGCGGTGCTCAAGGCGTATGGCGAACTGGGTGGACAGCGTTATTGA